The following proteins come from a genomic window of Alicyclobacillus dauci:
- the rplJ gene encoding 50S ribosomal protein L10 has translation MAVRPEKEQLVKTIVERLERSKSVVLADYRGLNVAEDTELRSKLREAGVEYEVLKNTMTSRAAAQVNLSGLDAYLAGPTAVAFGYEDAVSAAKILHDFAKEHKALELKGGVVEGRVVSGEELAAIAKLPSREGLLSMLLSVLQAPMRNLAYALQQVADNKDGGAEAPAAE, from the coding sequence TTGGCAGTACGTCCAGAGAAGGAACAACTCGTAAAAACGATTGTCGAACGACTGGAACGCAGTAAGAGCGTTGTTTTGGCCGACTACCGTGGTTTGAACGTCGCTGAAGACACGGAACTTCGCAGCAAGTTGCGCGAGGCTGGTGTAGAGTACGAAGTGCTCAAGAACACCATGACCAGCCGTGCGGCAGCTCAAGTTAACTTGAGCGGACTAGACGCTTATCTTGCTGGTCCAACAGCTGTTGCATTCGGTTATGAAGATGCAGTTAGTGCTGCGAAAATTCTTCATGACTTCGCGAAGGAACATAAAGCACTCGAATTGAAGGGCGGCGTGGTCGAAGGCCGCGTTGTGAGCGGAGAAGAACTCGCTGCAATCGCAAAGTTGCCGTCTCGCGAAGGCTTGCTCTCCATGTTGCTTAGTGTTCTCCAAGCGCCGATGCGCAACTTGGCTTACGCATTGCAACAGGTTGCTGACAACAAAGACGGCGGTGCTGAAGCGCCGGCTGCAGAATAA
- the rplL gene encoding 50S ribosomal protein L7/L12 — MTKEEILESVKNMTVLELNELVKAIEEEFGVTAAAPVAIAGGAGAGEGGAAEQTEFDVILASAGGSKIGVIKVVREITGLGLKEAKEVVDNAPKAVKEKVSKEDAESIKAKLEEAGASVEIK, encoded by the coding sequence TTGACGAAAGAAGAAATCTTGGAATCCGTAAAAAATATGACGGTTCTTGAACTGAACGAATTGGTTAAGGCAATCGAAGAAGAATTCGGCGTTACCGCTGCAGCTCCGGTTGCAATCGCTGGTGGCGCAGGTGCCGGTGAAGGCGGCGCTGCTGAGCAAACTGAATTCGACGTTATTCTTGCAAGCGCTGGTGGTTCCAAGATTGGCGTTATCAAGGTTGTTCGCGAAATCACTGGCCTCGGCTTGAAAGAAGCCAAAGAGGTTGTTGACAACGCACCGAAAGCGGTCAAGGAAAAGGTTAGCAAGGAAGACGCGGAGAGCATCAAGGCTAAGCTCGAAGAGGCTGGCGCTTCCGTCGAAATCAAGTAA
- a CDS encoding class I SAM-dependent methyltransferase codes for MTEYPSLHVFTPILSEVYNVTEHYYTQSPKTASQVRNIDVDVKGVHLRLQTDNGVFSKNGLDDATRRLIENVQLDSRASVLDLGAGYGVVSATLGTLYPETKWTLIDINERALALAAKNTMFMADRREVIASDGIPETVGEVFTDVLLNPPIRAGKAVVYRLFADAHRTLKPSGRLWIVIQKKHGAPSALAELERLFHRVETVYKKSGYFIFVAEKNVDVTSSL; via the coding sequence TTGACAGAGTACCCTTCTTTGCACGTTTTCACGCCCATTTTGTCGGAGGTGTACAATGTGACCGAGCACTACTACACGCAGTCGCCAAAGACTGCGAGTCAAGTGCGGAACATTGATGTGGACGTCAAAGGAGTCCATTTGCGTCTGCAGACAGATAACGGTGTGTTTTCGAAAAACGGCCTCGACGACGCAACACGTAGACTCATTGAGAATGTGCAACTGGATTCTCGGGCAAGTGTTCTCGATCTCGGCGCTGGCTACGGGGTTGTCTCCGCGACACTTGGTACGTTGTACCCTGAGACAAAGTGGACGTTAATCGACATCAACGAGCGGGCCTTGGCTCTGGCGGCGAAGAACACCATGTTCATGGCGGATCGACGAGAAGTCATCGCGAGTGATGGGATACCGGAAACGGTCGGCGAAGTGTTTACAGATGTCTTGCTCAATCCGCCTATTCGCGCGGGGAAAGCAGTCGTCTATCGACTCTTTGCTGATGCACATCGCACACTAAAGCCTAGTGGGCGATTGTGGATCGTGATTCAGAAGAAGCACGGGGCGCCGTCGGCGTTAGCGGAATTGGAGCGACTCTTCCATCGAGTCGAGACCGTCTACAAGAAGTCGGGCTACTTTATTTTTGTAGCCGAAAAGAATGTTGACGTAACATCTTCTTTGTGA
- the rpoB gene encoding DNA-directed RNA polymerase subunit beta, whose protein sequence is MVKYGWAERRSYSRIREVLELPNLIEIQQKSYEWFLREGLREMFADISPIQDFTGNLVLEFIDYSLGEPKYDVEESKERDVTYAAPLRVKVRLLNKETGEVKEQEVFLGDFPLMTETGTFIINGAERVIVSQLVRSPSVYYSSKIDKNGKRTFAATVIPNRGAWLEFETDAKDVVYVRIDRTRKLPITVLLRALGLSSDSEITQVFGEDEYLQNTLDKDTTDSTERALVEIYERLRPGEPPTVENARALLASRFFDPKRYDLANVGRYKINKKLHIKNRLLNQRLAETLVDADTGEIVAEAGTIIDRRVLDRIIPALEGNVGRFSVRATRDLLEDENVPLQMVKIFSPAEDGRILNVISNGLISTDVKYITPSDILAAVSYFFNLLRGVGTTDDIDHLGNRRLRSVGELLQNQFRIGLSRMERVVRERMSIQDASAITPQALINIRPVIAAIKEFFGSSQLSQFMDQTNPLAELTHKRRLSALGPGGLTRERAGFEVRDVHYSHYGRMCPIETPEGPNIGLINSLSSYARINAYGFIETPYRRVDPETGIVTDKIDYLTADEEENYVIAQANEALTEQGTLASEEITVRSREDVITVPRDRIDYMDVSPKQVVSVATALIPFLENDDANRALMGANMQRQAVPLLVTDSPYVGTGMEHQAAKDSGVCVVSKHNGVVERVTAKEVWVRQEAEVDGQTIRGDIAKYRLIKFARSNQNTCVNQRPIVREGQRVKVGDILADGPATQKGELALGRNVLVAFMTWEGYNYEDAILLSEKMVKEDVYTSIHIEEYELEARDTKLGPEEITRDIPNVGEDALKNLDERGIIRIGAEIRTGDILVGKVTPKGVTELTAEERLLHAIFGEKAREVRDTSLRVPHGGAGIVVDVKVFTRENGDELPAGVNQLVRCYIAQKRKISEGDKMAGRHGNKGVVARIMPEEDMPFLEDGTPVEIVLNPLGVPSRMNIGQVLETHLGMAGRALGIKMATPVFDGAHSEDVFATLQEAGLPADGKHVVYDGRTGETFENRVTVGFVYMLKLHHLVDDKIHARSTGPYSLVTQQPLGGKAQFGGQRFGEMEVWALEAYGAAYTLQEILTVKSDDVVGRVKTYEAIVKGENVPEPGVPESFKVLIKELQSLGMDVKILSGDEREIEMKEIDEDDDGSEKLNLNLEYNEVGE, encoded by the coding sequence ATGGTGAAGTACGGATGGGCAGAACGCCGCAGTTACTCGCGCATCCGTGAGGTCCTCGAATTACCCAATCTAATTGAAATCCAGCAAAAATCGTATGAGTGGTTCCTGCGTGAAGGGTTGCGTGAAATGTTTGCTGACATCTCGCCGATCCAGGATTTTACTGGGAACTTAGTGCTTGAGTTCATTGATTATAGTCTCGGTGAGCCAAAGTACGACGTGGAAGAATCGAAAGAGCGCGACGTAACGTACGCGGCACCGTTGCGTGTCAAGGTTCGATTGTTGAACAAGGAAACAGGCGAAGTAAAGGAGCAGGAAGTCTTCCTAGGTGATTTCCCGTTGATGACCGAAACAGGGACCTTTATTATCAATGGCGCGGAACGCGTTATTGTCAGCCAGTTGGTTCGCTCACCTAGCGTCTATTATAGCAGTAAAATTGACAAAAATGGCAAACGTACGTTCGCTGCTACAGTGATTCCGAATCGGGGTGCTTGGCTCGAGTTCGAGACGGATGCGAAGGATGTCGTGTACGTTCGTATTGATCGTACGAGGAAGCTTCCTATCACGGTACTTTTACGTGCACTTGGCTTGTCATCTGATTCCGAGATCACGCAAGTCTTCGGCGAAGATGAGTATCTCCAGAACACTTTAGACAAGGATACCACGGATTCCACGGAGCGGGCGCTGGTAGAAATTTACGAGCGGTTGCGTCCTGGTGAACCACCAACGGTTGAAAACGCTCGTGCACTGTTGGCGTCTCGGTTCTTTGACCCGAAACGGTATGATTTGGCCAACGTCGGACGTTACAAGATTAATAAGAAGTTGCACATCAAGAACCGTCTTCTCAATCAACGACTTGCTGAGACGTTGGTTGATGCGGATACCGGTGAAATCGTTGCTGAGGCAGGAACGATTATTGATCGTCGTGTTTTGGATCGCATCATTCCTGCACTTGAGGGCAATGTCGGTCGTTTCTCCGTGCGCGCAACACGTGACTTGCTAGAAGACGAGAACGTTCCGCTGCAGATGGTGAAAATCTTCAGCCCTGCTGAAGATGGTCGCATTCTGAACGTGATCAGCAACGGCCTGATCTCCACAGACGTGAAGTACATCACACCGTCGGATATTTTGGCTGCAGTGTCGTATTTCTTCAACTTGCTGCGCGGTGTGGGAACGACGGACGATATCGACCACTTGGGCAATCGTCGCCTTCGTTCCGTGGGCGAGCTCCTGCAGAATCAGTTCCGCATTGGCTTGTCTCGGATGGAGCGCGTTGTTCGTGAACGGATGTCCATTCAAGATGCGAGTGCTATCACGCCGCAGGCACTCATCAACATTCGTCCGGTCATTGCTGCGATTAAGGAGTTCTTCGGTTCAAGCCAGTTGTCGCAGTTCATGGACCAGACGAACCCGCTTGCGGAATTGACGCACAAGCGTCGTCTATCAGCACTGGGACCTGGTGGTCTTACTCGCGAACGGGCTGGTTTCGAAGTTCGTGACGTTCACTACTCCCACTACGGGCGTATGTGTCCCATTGAAACACCTGAAGGCCCGAACATTGGTCTGATCAACTCTTTGTCGTCATACGCGCGCATCAATGCGTACGGCTTCATTGAAACACCGTATCGCCGTGTCGATCCGGAAACGGGCATCGTCACAGACAAGATTGACTATCTGACGGCAGACGAAGAAGAAAACTACGTCATTGCACAGGCGAACGAGGCGTTGACGGAACAGGGTACGTTGGCTTCCGAAGAGATCACCGTTCGGTCCCGCGAGGACGTGATCACGGTTCCGCGTGATCGGATTGACTACATGGACGTGTCTCCGAAGCAGGTCGTATCCGTTGCTACGGCTCTCATTCCGTTCTTGGAGAACGACGACGCAAACCGTGCATTGATGGGAGCAAACATGCAACGCCAAGCGGTTCCACTCTTGGTCACCGACTCTCCTTACGTCGGGACAGGTATGGAACACCAGGCCGCGAAGGACTCCGGTGTCTGCGTTGTTTCCAAGCATAACGGTGTTGTGGAACGCGTAACGGCGAAAGAGGTTTGGGTGCGGCAGGAAGCCGAAGTGGATGGACAAACCATTCGCGGCGACATTGCTAAGTACCGCCTCATCAAGTTTGCGCGGTCGAACCAGAATACGTGTGTGAACCAGCGTCCGATTGTGCGCGAAGGACAGCGCGTGAAGGTCGGAGATATCCTGGCGGACGGGCCGGCAACTCAAAAGGGCGAGTTGGCACTCGGTCGTAACGTCCTTGTCGCCTTTATGACATGGGAAGGTTACAACTATGAGGATGCGATTCTCCTTTCTGAGAAAATGGTCAAGGAAGACGTCTATACGTCCATTCACATCGAAGAATACGAGTTAGAAGCTCGCGACACGAAACTTGGACCTGAGGAAATCACGCGGGATATTCCGAACGTCGGTGAGGACGCACTGAAGAACCTCGACGAACGGGGCATCATTCGTATCGGTGCGGAGATTCGGACGGGAGATATTCTTGTCGGTAAAGTCACTCCGAAGGGTGTGACGGAACTGACGGCGGAAGAACGGCTGCTCCATGCTATCTTCGGTGAAAAGGCTCGTGAAGTTCGCGATACGTCATTACGCGTACCGCACGGCGGCGCCGGCATCGTTGTCGACGTCAAGGTCTTTACGAGAGAAAATGGCGACGAGTTGCCCGCTGGCGTGAATCAGTTGGTTCGTTGTTATATTGCCCAGAAGCGGAAGATCTCCGAAGGTGACAAGATGGCTGGTCGTCACGGGAACAAGGGTGTCGTGGCTCGCATCATGCCGGAGGAAGATATGCCGTTCCTCGAGGATGGGACGCCTGTCGAGATCGTGCTTAATCCGCTTGGCGTGCCATCGCGTATGAACATCGGGCAGGTCTTGGAGACGCACTTGGGTATGGCCGGACGTGCTCTAGGCATCAAGATGGCGACACCGGTCTTTGACGGTGCCCATTCGGAGGATGTGTTCGCCACGCTCCAAGAAGCAGGGCTGCCTGCGGATGGCAAGCACGTCGTGTACGACGGTCGGACGGGTGAAACATTTGAGAACCGCGTCACGGTCGGATTTGTGTACATGTTAAAATTGCACCACTTGGTTGACGATAAAATTCATGCTCGTTCGACGGGTCCATACTCGCTTGTTACACAGCAGCCACTGGGCGGCAAGGCGCAGTTTGGTGGACAACGCTTTGGTGAGATGGAAGTTTGGGCACTCGAAGCATACGGTGCGGCCTATACGCTGCAAGAAATTCTCACCGTCAAGTCCGACGACGTGGTTGGTCGTGTGAAGACGTACGAAGCCATTGTCAAAGGCGAAAACGTGCCAGAACCGGGTGTTCCAGAGTCGTTCAAGGTCCTCATCAAGGAACTGCAAAGTCTTGGCATGGACGTCAAGATTCTCAGTGGAGATGAGCGGGAGATCGAGATGAAGGAAATTGACGAAGACGACGATGGCTCAGAGAAGCTCAACTTGAATCTCGAGTACAACGAAGTCGGGGAATGA
- the rpoC gene encoding DNA-directed RNA polymerase subunit beta' encodes MLDVNNFEFMKIGLASPEKIRSWSHGEVKKPETINYRTLRPEKEGLFCEKIFGPTRDWECHCGKYKRIRYKGVVCDRCGVEVTRAKVRRERMGHIELAAPVSHIWYFKGIPSRMGLVLDMSPRALEEVIYFASYVVTDPGDTPLEKKQLLSEKEYRSYREKYGYAFQAGMGAEAIRSLLHEIDLDKEVETLREELRSAQGQRRNRAIKRLEVVEAFRLSGNKPSWMILEALPVIPPDLRPMVQLDGGRFATSDLNDLYRRVINRNNRLKRLLDLGAPDIIVQNEKRMLQEAVDALIDNGRRGRPVTGPGNRPLKSLSHMLKGKQGRFRQNLLGKRVDYSGRSVIVVGPELRMYQCGLPKEMALELFKPFVMKELVSRGLAHNIKSAKRKVERVSPEVWDVVEDVIKQHPVLLNRAPTLHRLGIQAFEPTLVEGRAIKLHPLVCTAYNADFDGDQMAVHVPLSAEAQAEARLLMLAAHNILNPKDGKPVVTPTQDMVLGPYYLTIEKPDAPGEGGVYSSMSEVEYARHQGLLTLQSRIAVPASILGKTSLTEQQQKALLITTPGKLIFNSIFPADFPYLNSAVKSNLLSGAPDETFIFEKGTNVKEAIVNRPIPKPVIKKDLGNILGECFRRYGTTQTSEILDRIKRLGFNYSTRAGITIAVSDIIVPEEKHRIVEEAEAKEHKLKQQYRRGLITEEEQYITFSQIWSEAKESISTTLMDSMDEFNPIYMMATSGARGSNSQITQLAGMRGLMANPSGEIIQLAIKSNFREGLTVLEYFISTHGARKGLADTALRTADSGYLTRRLVDVAQDTIVREVDCGTDKGLRVVQIRDGREIIEELGDRLEGRVAFQDIYHPETGEKIVGKNEMIDEEMTDRIIKAGIKEVYIRSVLTCRTKHGVCINCYGRNLATGKMVEIGEAVGIIAAQSIGEPGTQLTMRTFHTGGVAGDDITQGLPRIQELFEARNPKGQAVIAEFEGTITDIREGKDKREVELTGESETKTYQIPYGSRIRVAIDQQLEAGEELTEGSVDPKEMLRVKGLQGVQNYLLREVQRVYRLQGVDINDKHVEVMVRQMLRKVRILDAGDTDLLPGIYVDLFDYEQANKVALLSGREPAVARPALLGITKASLETDSFLSAASFQETTRVLTEAAIKGKVDRLLGLKENVIIGKLIPAGTGMSRYRNLGLAGDEENGEKDPSTLGDEGVHELEAEPAQTVE; translated from the coding sequence TTGCTAGACGTGAACAACTTTGAGTTCATGAAAATCGGGTTGGCATCACCAGAAAAGATTCGGTCTTGGTCACACGGTGAAGTGAAAAAGCCGGAGACAATCAACTACCGGACGCTGCGTCCTGAAAAGGAAGGCCTTTTCTGCGAGAAGATTTTTGGTCCAACCCGTGACTGGGAATGTCATTGCGGCAAGTATAAACGCATTCGCTATAAAGGTGTCGTTTGTGACCGATGCGGCGTGGAAGTCACACGGGCGAAAGTTCGTCGTGAACGCATGGGACACATCGAGTTGGCAGCACCGGTTTCTCATATCTGGTACTTCAAAGGCATTCCGAGCCGTATGGGTCTCGTCTTGGATATGTCCCCGCGTGCATTGGAAGAAGTCATCTATTTCGCTTCCTATGTCGTGACGGACCCTGGCGATACGCCGCTGGAAAAGAAGCAGCTTCTAAGCGAGAAGGAGTACCGTTCTTATCGCGAGAAGTACGGCTACGCGTTTCAAGCTGGCATGGGTGCGGAAGCCATTCGTTCACTGCTTCACGAGATCGATCTCGACAAAGAAGTCGAAACGCTGCGTGAAGAATTGCGATCCGCTCAGGGCCAACGCCGCAACCGGGCGATTAAACGTTTGGAGGTTGTCGAGGCGTTTCGCCTGTCTGGCAATAAACCAAGCTGGATGATTCTCGAAGCGTTGCCGGTCATTCCGCCGGATCTCCGCCCAATGGTTCAGTTGGACGGTGGGCGCTTCGCTACATCCGACTTGAACGATCTCTATCGTCGCGTCATCAACCGGAACAATCGTCTGAAGCGCCTGCTCGATCTCGGCGCACCAGATATTATCGTGCAAAACGAGAAACGCATGCTCCAAGAAGCAGTCGACGCGCTCATCGACAACGGTCGCCGTGGTCGCCCAGTCACGGGCCCTGGAAACCGTCCGTTGAAGAGTCTGTCGCACATGTTGAAAGGTAAGCAGGGTCGTTTCCGTCAGAACCTCTTGGGTAAGCGCGTTGACTACTCCGGCCGTTCCGTTATCGTTGTCGGTCCGGAACTGCGCATGTACCAGTGCGGTCTGCCGAAGGAAATGGCACTGGAACTGTTCAAGCCGTTCGTCATGAAGGAATTGGTCTCTCGTGGGCTTGCGCACAACATCAAGAGTGCAAAGCGTAAAGTTGAACGCGTATCGCCTGAGGTTTGGGACGTTGTGGAAGACGTCATCAAACAGCATCCGGTTCTCTTGAACCGTGCACCAACGTTGCACCGTCTGGGTATCCAGGCGTTTGAACCGACGCTGGTCGAAGGGCGCGCCATCAAACTTCACCCGCTCGTGTGTACAGCGTATAACGCTGACTTCGACGGTGACCAGATGGCTGTCCACGTACCGTTGTCTGCAGAGGCCCAGGCAGAAGCCCGCTTGCTGATGCTCGCAGCACACAACATCTTGAACCCGAAGGACGGCAAGCCGGTCGTTACACCGACGCAGGATATGGTCCTCGGACCGTACTACCTGACCATCGAGAAGCCAGATGCTCCTGGTGAAGGCGGCGTCTACTCTTCCATGTCCGAGGTTGAATATGCACGCCATCAAGGCCTATTGACATTGCAGTCTCGCATTGCTGTACCAGCTTCAATTCTTGGCAAGACCAGCTTGACGGAGCAACAACAAAAGGCGCTTCTCATTACGACGCCTGGTAAGCTGATTTTCAACAGTATATTCCCAGCTGACTTCCCGTATTTGAACTCAGCTGTGAAATCCAATCTGTTGTCCGGTGCACCTGATGAAACATTCATCTTCGAAAAGGGTACCAATGTCAAAGAAGCGATAGTGAACCGTCCAATTCCAAAGCCGGTTATCAAGAAGGACTTGGGTAATATCTTGGGCGAGTGTTTCCGCCGGTATGGGACGACTCAAACGTCTGAGATTCTCGACCGGATCAAGCGGCTTGGATTTAACTACTCGACCCGCGCAGGTATCACCATCGCTGTGAGTGATATTATTGTTCCGGAAGAGAAGCATCGCATCGTTGAGGAAGCCGAAGCGAAAGAGCACAAGCTCAAGCAGCAATACCGCCGGGGCCTCATTACGGAAGAAGAGCAGTACATCACGTTCAGTCAAATATGGTCGGAAGCAAAAGAGTCCATTTCCACAACATTGATGGATAGTATGGATGAATTTAATCCGATTTATATGATGGCAACTTCCGGTGCCCGTGGTAGTAACTCGCAGATCACGCAGCTGGCCGGTATGCGCGGACTCATGGCGAACCCATCTGGTGAAATTATTCAGTTGGCCATTAAGTCCAATTTCCGCGAGGGCCTGACGGTTCTGGAGTACTTCATCTCTACACACGGTGCTCGTAAAGGTTTGGCCGATACGGCTCTCCGTACGGCTGACTCGGGTTACCTCACGAGGCGTCTCGTCGACGTCGCACAGGACACCATCGTGCGCGAAGTCGATTGTGGAACCGACAAGGGCTTGCGCGTCGTGCAAATCCGCGATGGCCGCGAGATCATTGAAGAACTCGGCGATCGTCTGGAAGGCCGCGTAGCGTTCCAGGACATTTATCATCCGGAGACGGGTGAAAAGATCGTTGGCAAGAACGAGATGATCGATGAGGAAATGACGGATCGGATTATTAAAGCCGGCATTAAAGAGGTGTACATCCGCTCTGTTCTCACATGCCGTACGAAACACGGTGTCTGTATCAATTGTTACGGGCGCAATTTGGCTACCGGGAAAATGGTCGAGATCGGTGAGGCCGTCGGCATCATTGCGGCACAGTCCATCGGTGAACCAGGTACCCAGTTGACCATGCGTACGTTCCACACGGGTGGTGTCGCTGGTGATGATATCACCCAGGGTCTTCCGCGTATTCAGGAATTGTTCGAGGCGCGCAATCCGAAAGGGCAAGCGGTCATCGCTGAATTCGAAGGGACCATCACGGATATTCGCGAGGGCAAGGATAAGCGCGAAGTCGAGTTGACAGGCGAGAGCGAGACGAAAACGTACCAAATTCCGTACGGTTCTCGAATCCGTGTCGCGATCGATCAACAGCTCGAAGCCGGTGAGGAACTGACGGAAGGCTCCGTAGACCCGAAGGAAATGCTTCGTGTCAAGGGTCTCCAGGGTGTCCAAAACTACTTGCTTCGTGAAGTTCAGCGCGTATACCGCCTGCAGGGCGTGGATATCAACGACAAGCACGTCGAGGTGATGGTTCGTCAGATGCTGCGCAAGGTGCGTATCCTCGACGCGGGTGACACGGACCTCCTGCCGGGAATATACGTCGATCTCTTCGACTACGAGCAGGCCAACAAAGTGGCCTTGCTATCCGGTCGTGAACCAGCCGTAGCTCGCCCGGCGTTGCTTGGTATTACGAAGGCATCTCTGGAAACAGACTCCTTCCTGTCTGCAGCTTCCTTCCAGGAAACGACACGTGTCTTGACGGAAGCGGCAATCAAGGGTAAGGTCGACAGGTTGCTTGGCTTGAAAGAGAACGTCATTATTGGTAAGTTGATCCCCGCGGGCACGGGTATGTCCCGCTATCGCAACCTCGGTTTAGCTGGGGATGAGGAAAATGGGGAGAAGGACCCTTCGACTCTGGGTGACGAAGGTGTCCATGAGTTAGAGGCCGAGCCGGCGCAGACGGTTGAATAA
- a CDS encoding ribosomal L7Ae/L30e/S12e/Gadd45 family protein yields MSIDDIRQARKKTIGTNQTLKVLKQSTERVVRVYVARDAESRVVEPIVQLANKLGLPVEWVDSMRQLGKACGIEVGAATASIVAD; encoded by the coding sequence GTGTCAATCGACGACATACGCCAAGCGAGGAAAAAGACCATAGGCACGAACCAGACATTGAAAGTGCTCAAGCAATCGACTGAGCGGGTTGTCCGAGTTTATGTGGCTCGGGATGCTGAGTCCCGCGTTGTAGAACCCATTGTGCAGTTGGCAAACAAACTTGGGTTGCCTGTAGAATGGGTCGATTCAATGCGACAACTTGGGAAGGCCTGCGGGATTGAAGTGGGTGCTGCTACGGCCAGCATCGTCGCTGACTGA
- the rpsL gene encoding 30S ribosomal protein S12: MPTINQLVRKGRKELVKKSTAPALQKGYNSHQKSLTDLPSPQKRGVCTRVGTMTPKKPNSALRKYARVRLTNTIEVTAYIPGIGHNLQEHSVVLVRGGRVKDLPGVRYHIVRGALDTAGVKDRMQGRSKYGAKRPKAKS; encoded by the coding sequence ATGCCAACGATTAACCAGTTAGTACGCAAAGGTCGTAAAGAACTTGTGAAAAAGTCTACAGCACCGGCTCTGCAAAAGGGGTACAACAGTCACCAGAAGTCCTTGACGGATTTGCCATCACCGCAAAAACGCGGTGTGTGCACTCGTGTAGGTACAATGACCCCGAAGAAGCCAAACTCGGCTCTTCGTAAGTATGCCCGTGTTCGCTTGACGAACACCATCGAAGTGACCGCGTACATCCCTGGGATTGGACACAACCTTCAAGAACACTCTGTGGTTCTTGTTCGTGGTGGCCGCGTAAAGGACCTTCCAGGTGTACGTTACCACATCGTTCGTGGTGCACTCGATACAGCGGGTGTAAAGGATCGTATGCAAGGTCGTTCGAAGTACGGCGCGAAGCGCCCGAAGGCGAAGTCCTAA
- the rpsG gene encoding 30S ribosomal protein S7 yields the protein MPRKGPVPKRDVLPDPIYGNKLVTRLINKVMLDGKKGVSQRIVYNAFETIRERSGKDPMEVFETAMRNIMPVLEVKARRVGGSNYQVPIEVRNDRRVTLGLRWLVNYARLRGEKTMEEKLANELLDAANNTGGAVRKREDTHRMAEANKAFAHYRW from the coding sequence GTGCCGCGTAAAGGACCTGTACCAAAGCGTGATGTATTGCCGGATCCGATTTACGGAAACAAACTCGTTACTCGCCTCATCAACAAAGTGATGTTGGATGGGAAGAAAGGTGTTTCGCAACGCATTGTCTACAATGCATTCGAAACCATCCGCGAGCGTTCCGGTAAAGATCCAATGGAAGTCTTCGAGACGGCAATGCGCAATATCATGCCGGTTCTGGAAGTAAAGGCTCGCCGTGTTGGCGGTTCCAACTACCAGGTGCCGATTGAAGTTCGCAACGACCGTCGCGTAACATTGGGCCTTCGTTGGTTGGTAAACTATGCTCGTCTCCGTGGTGAAAAGACCATGGAAGAGAAGTTGGCTAACGAATTGCTTGATGCCGCTAATAACACCGGTGGCGCTGTTCGTAAACGCGAAGACACACACCGTATGGCTGAGGCAAACAAAGCGTTTGCGCACTATCGCTGGTAG